The following coding sequences lie in one Stigmatopora nigra isolate UIUO_SnigA chromosome 4, RoL_Snig_1.1, whole genome shotgun sequence genomic window:
- the myl7 gene encoding myosin regulatory light chain 2, atrial isoform, with amino-acid sequence MFEQSQIQEFKEAFGCIDQDRDGVIKKQDLKETYAQLGKLNVKDEELDEMLNEGKGPINFTVFLSLFGEKLNGTDPEDTILAAFKLFDPNATGFVNKEEFRRLLMNQADRFTADEVDQALTLAPMDPTGNIDYKSLCYIITHGDEKEES; translated from the exons ATGTTTGAGCAGTCGCAGATCCAAGAGTTCAAGGAG GCTTTTGGTTGCATTGACCAGGACAGAGACGGCGTGATCAAGAAACAAGACCTCAAGGAAACCTATGCGCAACTGG GAAAACTGAACGTCAAGGACGAAGAGCTGGACGAGATGTTAAACGAGGGCAAAGGTCCCATCAACTTCACCGTCTTCCTGTCTCTGTTTGGCGAGAAACTCAACG GGACCGATCCGGAAGACACCATCTTAGCCGCCTTCAAGCTCTTCGACCCCAACGCCACGGGATTCGTCAACAAGGAAGA ATTCCGACGCTTATTGATGAACCAGGCCGATAGGTTCACGGCCGATGAG GTGGATCAGGCCTTGACGCTGGCTCCCATGGATCCCACGGGGAACATCGACTACAAGTCTCTCTGCTACATCATCACCCACGGAGACGAGAAGGAAGAGTCCTGA